The following nucleotide sequence is from Deltaproteobacteria bacterium.
GAGCTTGCAGCTAATGGAGCAGTATGGGGGGCTTTTACTAATGCAGGACAGGTATGTGCATCGATAGAGCGTGTTTATGTTATGGAAAAGGCTGCGGATGAATTTATTAAAAAGGTTGTAGAAAAAACGATAAAGATAAGGGTGGGAGAGGATAACGGGTTCGATGTAGAAATGGGACCTATGGTAAATGAGGGACAGCTGCATATTGTCGAGGATCAGGTTTTAGATGCCAGGGGTAAGGGGGCAAAGATTCTTACAGGTGGAGAAAGAATAAAAGATATGAAAGGTTTTTTCTATCCCCCAACCGTTCTTACAGAGGTAAATGACAAAATGGATTGTATGACAGAAGAGACGTTCGGGCCGCTGCTTCCTATAATGATTGTAAAAGATGAAAAACAGGCAATAGAACTTGCAAATGATACTGTGTATGGATTAACAGCATCGGTGTGGACAAAAGATAGAGATAAGGGAGAGAGAATCGCGCGTGAGCTAAATGCCGGAACTGTTACAGTAAACGAACATGCATATACTTACGGTTTGCCGGAAACGCCATGGGGTGGGATCAAGGATAGCGGCATAGGCAGGACTCACTCTAAGATAGGATTAATGGAAATGGTTATTCCATATCATATAAATATAGATCACCTTCCCGATAGTATGACATGGAGACCGTGGTTTTATCCTTATTCCAAAGAGAAGTATGAATTTTTTAAAAGATCAACTTCGGCGTTTGGCACAGGTATAGGAGAAAAAATAAAAAACCTTGCGGGACTCGCTAGTTTGTTGTTAAGTTCAACTACTCGGAAAAAAATATTTTAGGAGGTAAGTAATGATTATTCAGGCAACAGCGATAAGGGTAGGGATGGTTATAGAGTTCAACAAGGATCTATACAGTGTTATGTACGTCAATCATGTTACACCTGGTAACTGGCGCGGCATGGTACAGACGAAGCTTAAAAATTTGAAAACAGGATCTAACCTTGAGAACAGATTTAGGCCGGAGGATAAAGTAGAAAAGGCTAACCTTGATGAGAAAGAGATGGAGTATATATACAAAGATGGCGATCACTATGTATTTATGGATACAGAGACTTATGAACAGCTTATGTTAGGAGAAGATGTGATAGGTGAAGAAATGTATTATATAGTTCCAAACGCAAAGGTAAAAATAGTATTTTATGAGGGTAAACCTGTTAGTGTAGAATTGCCGCTTACAGTAGAGCTTGATGTTGTTGAAACAGAGCCTAATCTGAAAACGGCTACAATTACAAACACGACAAAGACCGCCAGACTTGAAACTGGACTTGTTGTACAGGTACCTCCGTTTGTGGAAACCGGAGCAAGAATCAAGATAGATACTGCGGAAGGCAAATATGTGGAGCGCGTACAAAAAAGTAAAAAGGAGTAGATATGAAAAAGAGTATTATAACAATCACAATTATAATAAGTATGCTGTTAACTGCAAAAGTATATGCAGGCTATAAAATAGTGCAGTTGCAAACAACAATGAGCGGACTGGATACAAGCACCATTCTCTTAGAAAAGAATAAGTATAAGATAGTCAATCCGGCGGAAACGGTTATAATTGATTTTGCTCACAACAGGATAAATCTGCTCAGAGGACAATCGAAATCATACTGGGAAGGTACAATAGAGCAGTACATTAAAGCAATAACAGACATGGCGAATGTATCAAAGGATAGAATGATGCAGGCTATAAAAAAACTCCCTAAAGATCAGCAGGAACAAATTATTGAAATGCACGGGCTTGATGTAAAAGAACCACATGTAAAGGTAAGCGTAAAAGAAACAAATCAAGCAGAAAAGATCTCGGGATACAATGCACAAAAGTTCGTTGTTAATGCAAATGGTATGTCATATGAGGAAGTATGGATTGCAAGAGCAATAGATATAAAAAAATATATTGACCCTGTAAAATTGCAGTCGTTTAACGCAAAGATAAAAAAGGCTGCAATAGGAGGGACAATAGCGGGTGATATAGGCTTATCAAAGCCATACATGAAACTTATAGAGCTGGGTTATCCTGTTAAGGTAGTATCGCACAACGGTATGACGACATCGGTAGAGAGTGTGAAAAAAATGAATATAAGCAATAGGGAATTTGAAATCCCATCAGGATATAAAAGAGTTCAATCGCTGCAGGAATATTTCATGTCAGGACATGGAGCAGGCATGTACTGAAAAGACTTATATCTTAATTGATCCAAAAAACACAATAGGGTTGCAGGGGCAGGTTTTTATGGCTACAGTATTACATTATAATCAAAAGCTCCCAGGTGCAAGCGTAAGGGAGCTTCATTTCCACACAAATAATAATTTTACTTGACAATACTTATTATTATATTATAATAATTATAAACTATGAAAGTGGATTTGGAAAAGTATAGGGCTTTAAATCTTAAATTAACTCCTCAGAGAATAGCTATTTTTGAGTACCTTGAAGGGAATAAAAGTCATCCTTCTGTTTACGACGTTTATAAATATGTAGTCAAAAAGTTTCCATCAATGTCTTTTGCCACTGTTTATAATACATTAAATACACTTGTAAGAAATGGTAAATTAAAAGAGTTGTCCGTGGATCCCGATAAAAAAAGATTTGATCCCAATACACATCCACATCACCATCTCAGATGTATTAAATGCAGCAAAATAATTGATGTGGAATTGGATTATAACCTTGATTTACCTGATAATAAATTCAAGGATTTTGAGATCCTTGGCAGTGAAATAGAATTTTATGGGTTATGTAATGATTGTAAAAATAAAATTAAGCAATAATTTTAAAGGAGGTAAGAACATATGGACACGATAAAAATAGGACAAAAAGTACCCGATTTTGAGCTTCAAACTTATGAACCGGCAGAGGGTAAGTACGGTAAGTTTAATTTAAACGGTGCAATAAAAAATAACAAATGGGTCATTCTGGTTTTTTACCCGGCAGACTTTACATTCGTTTGCCCCACGGAACTATCTGACGTAGCAGATAAACAGGATGAGTTAAAAAAAACAGGGTGTGAGATAGTATCCATAAGTACAGACACACAACATGTTCATCTTGCATGGCAGGCACAAGAGAAGTTACTTGAACATGTAAAATATCACATGGGTGCAGATCCAAACGGCAGTGTAAGTAAATTGTTCGGTGTATATGATGAGAATACAGGGCTGGCATTAAGGGGCACATTCATTATAAATCCCGACGGCGTTGTTGTTGGATCAGAAATAAACTACTACAATGTCGGCAGGAGCGCTGATGAGCTTTTACGAAAGATTAAAGCCTATATATACGTAAGAGTGCATCCTGAAGAGGTATGTCCTGCCAAATGGAAGCCCGGTGAGAAAACAATTAAGCCCGGTGAAAATATTGTCGGTAAAATCTATTCAGTTTTAAAGTGATTGTAATTTCTGAAGTCCGGGGAGGAATTTGCCAGTCCCGGCTTCAGAAACTCGGTACTGAACATAAGAGCCGGTTTATTTACCATGAAAGACCGGTTTGCGTTTTTCAATAAATGCCATGCCTGCCTCTATAAAGTCCTGTGTGTTTGCACAGGCAGATATGCCTTCTCT
It contains:
- a CDS encoding peroxiredoxin, which produces MDTIKIGQKVPDFELQTYEPAEGKYGKFNLNGAIKNNKWVILVFYPADFTFVCPTELSDVADKQDELKKTGCEIVSISTDTQHVHLAWQAQEKLLEHVKYHMGADPNGSVSKLFGVYDENTGLALRGTFIINPDGVVVGSEINYYNVGRSADELLRKIKAYIYVRVHPEEVCPAKWKPGEKTIKPGENIVGKIYSVLK
- the efp gene encoding elongation factor P — protein: MIIQATAIRVGMVIEFNKDLYSVMYVNHVTPGNWRGMVQTKLKNLKTGSNLENRFRPEDKVEKANLDEKEMEYIYKDGDHYVFMDTETYEQLMLGEDVIGEEMYYIVPNAKVKIVFYEGKPVSVELPLTVELDVVETEPNLKTATITNTTKTARLETGLVVQVPPFVETGARIKIDTAEGKYVERVQKSKKE
- a CDS encoding transcriptional repressor, encoding MKVDLEKYRALNLKLTPQRIAIFEYLEGNKSHPSVYDVYKYVVKKFPSMSFATVYNTLNTLVRNGKLKELSVDPDKKRFDPNTHPHHHLRCIKCSKIIDVELDYNLDLPDNKFKDFEILGSEIEFYGLCNDCKNKIKQ
- a CDS encoding DUF4412 domain-containing protein, whose translation is MKKSIITITIIISMLLTAKVYAGYKIVQLQTTMSGLDTSTILLEKNKYKIVNPAETVIIDFAHNRINLLRGQSKSYWEGTIEQYIKAITDMANVSKDRMMQAIKKLPKDQQEQIIEMHGLDVKEPHVKVSVKETNQAEKISGYNAQKFVVNANGMSYEEVWIARAIDIKKYIDPVKLQSFNAKIKKAAIGGTIAGDIGLSKPYMKLIELGYPVKVVSHNGMTTSVESVKKMNISNREFEIPSGYKRVQSLQEYFMSGHGAGMY
- a CDS encoding aldehyde dehydrogenase family protein; translation: MSLKGTVTRNGDRYLVSVNPANLEPIGELKIMGDEEIKKKVNNADIAFVLWSKLTIDQRSEYLIAVKDYIIKHYDDITEIISKEMGKPRIEAAIAELMLVVDLIDYFVKRAEKLLGDEPIKLHLAKAIKSSKINFRPYGVIAVISPWNYPFAIPMSEIVLALLAGNTIVFKPASDVIFIGKKIEEIFRAVNLPEGVFNLIIGPGSSVGKSMIGPKIRKVVFTGSVPVGKQVMETASRYLIPVVLELGGKDPMIVCEDANIELAANGAVWGAFTNAGQVCASIERVYVMEKAADEFIKKVVEKTIKIRVGEDNGFDVEMGPMVNEGQLHIVEDQVLDARGKGAKILTGGERIKDMKGFFYPPTVLTEVNDKMDCMTEETFGPLLPIMIVKDEKQAIELANDTVYGLTASVWTKDRDKGERIARELNAGTVTVNEHAYTYGLPETPWGGIKDSGIGRTHSKIGLMEMVIPYHINIDHLPDSMTWRPWFYPYSKEKYEFFKRSTSAFGTGIGEKIKNLAGLASLLLSSTTRKKIF